In a single window of the Prevotella melaninogenica genome:
- a CDS encoding helix-turn-helix transcriptional regulator, whose translation MRFDKLKKQLELLILLSDGRNYTVEELCERMDLSRRNFYYLLDFIKHAGFIVFKSQGYYHIDRRSPFFTQLLQTIQFTDKDVKTIHSVLTMAGNDSEMVNQLRQKLESTYNFSVSADSPIHRQMDSNMKLLRKAMAEKKTVRIIGYSSPHSHSVKDRLVEPFLLLHNNEDVRCHELVSKQNKTFKISRMTGVEILDTPWLHEDKHRQVFTDIFMFSSEERHRVRLRLGQLSHNLFKEEYPQGAHYITPIEEGSWLLDIEVCDYRGLGRFVLGLFKDIEIIEGDGFKAYMRAEIESLIDSSNQLLQK comes from the coding sequence ATGAGGTTTGATAAACTAAAGAAACAGTTAGAGCTGTTGATTCTATTGTCAGACGGACGTAACTATACTGTCGAAGAGTTGTGTGAGCGGATGGATTTATCACGTAGGAATTTCTATTACCTACTTGACTTCATCAAGCACGCAGGCTTTATCGTGTTCAAGAGTCAGGGATATTATCATATTGACCGTCGCTCTCCTTTCTTCACACAGTTGCTGCAAACGATTCAGTTTACAGATAAAGATGTGAAGACAATCCATAGTGTACTGACGATGGCTGGCAATGATAGTGAGATGGTGAACCAACTAAGGCAGAAGTTAGAAAGCACTTATAACTTTTCTGTGTCAGCCGATTCGCCTATTCATCGCCAGATGGATAGTAATATGAAACTGTTGCGTAAGGCTATGGCAGAGAAGAAAACGGTTAGAATAATTGGATATTCAAGCCCACATAGTCACTCTGTTAAGGATCGTCTTGTAGAACCTTTTCTCTTGTTGCATAACAATGAGGACGTTCGTTGTCATGAATTGGTGTCGAAACAGAATAAGACATTTAAGATTTCACGTATGACGGGTGTGGAAATATTAGATACACCCTGGCTTCATGAAGATAAACATAGGCAGGTGTTTACGGATATTTTTATGTTTAGTAGTGAGGAGCGACATCGTGTGAGATTGCGCTTAGGACAGTTGTCACACAACCTCTTTAAGGAGGAGTATCCACAAGGTGCACATTATATTACTCCAATAGAGGAAGGCTCGTGGCTTTTAGATATAGAAGTATGCGATTATCGTGGTTTAGGTCGCTTCGTCCTTGGACTCTTCAAAGATATAGAAATCATTGAGGGAGATGGTTTCAAGGCGTATATGAGAGCGGAAATAGAAAGCCTTATAGACTCGTCAAACCAACTATTGCAGAAGTAG
- a CDS encoding SGNH/GDSL hydrolase family protein: MFTRKILFVLLFFITLNAYAQQERWVGTWACAPQTVDKGFMPYNNQMTNRSVRQVVKVSIGGPVVRLQLSNEMSSEPVEITSVYIAKAGEGPEIQKNSVKYLLFNNKRRVTIAAGKAVFSDALTFDLQPLERLSITINYFKAPKEPTVHMGSRTTSYILRGVTNANTDFSTAFKEDHWFNISAIDVLDASASSVAILGNSITDGKGCVTNAQDRWPDFMSAVLNGENDSKSPKTGVLNLGIGDNRILSVGLGQPGQERFDRDILGQRGLRAVIIFEAINDIGTSTNPEETARQLIEAYQVMIKKARQRGLKIYMGTITPFNGCKNYFTEEREAARKTVNEWIRSTREIDGFIDFDTLMRDPSSPDHLRKEWQIGDWLHPNPAGYKAMGEYAAKKM, from the coding sequence ATGTTTACACGTAAGATTTTATTCGTTTTATTGTTTTTTATTACTCTCAACGCTTATGCACAGCAAGAGCGTTGGGTAGGTACATGGGCTTGTGCGCCACAGACAGTTGATAAGGGTTTTATGCCTTATAATAACCAGATGACGAATCGCTCTGTGCGACAAGTTGTGAAGGTGAGTATCGGTGGTCCTGTTGTTCGTTTGCAGTTGAGTAATGAGATGTCTTCTGAGCCTGTTGAGATTACCAGTGTTTACATTGCAAAGGCTGGAGAAGGCCCAGAGATACAGAAGAATTCTGTAAAGTATCTTCTCTTTAATAATAAACGTCGGGTAACTATCGCTGCTGGTAAAGCTGTCTTTTCAGATGCGTTGACATTTGATTTACAACCGTTGGAACGTTTGTCAATTACTATTAATTATTTTAAGGCACCGAAGGAACCTACTGTTCACATGGGTTCGCGTACTACATCTTATATATTACGTGGTGTGACAAATGCTAATACTGATTTCTCGACAGCCTTCAAAGAGGACCATTGGTTTAATATTTCTGCTATTGATGTCCTTGATGCATCTGCTTCCAGTGTGGCTATCCTTGGTAATAGTATTACTGATGGAAAAGGTTGTGTGACAAATGCACAAGATCGTTGGCCTGATTTTATGTCTGCAGTACTGAATGGAGAAAATGATTCAAAGAGTCCGAAAACGGGTGTGTTGAATCTTGGTATTGGGGATAATCGTATCCTCTCTGTCGGTTTAGGACAGCCAGGACAAGAGCGTTTCGATCGTGATATCTTGGGACAAAGAGGACTTCGTGCTGTAATTATCTTTGAGGCTATTAATGATATCGGTACGTCAACCAATCCAGAAGAAACTGCTCGCCAATTGATAGAAGCTTATCAGGTGATGATTAAGAAGGCTCGCCAACGTGGTTTGAAGATTTATATGGGTACGATAACCCCTTTCAATGGCTGCAAGAATTATTTTACTGAGGAGCGTGAGGCTGCTCGTAAGACGGTGAATGAATGGATAAGAAGCACTCGTGAAATTGACGGTTTCATCGACTTTGATACACTCATGCGTGATCCGTCATCACCCGACCACTTGCGTAAAGAATGGCAGATAGGTGATTGGTTACATCCGAATCCTGCAGGTTATAAAGCGATGGGAGAGTATGCTGCAAAGAAGATGTAG
- a CDS encoding energy transducer TonB, whose product MMKRILFAISLSICMEGTVTAQQKNMSMKSYENEVRKDTIDTLGVKKEMPEKIICCIPPIPYFPGNIQQFLRTHLVWPAGRKNKNVEGRVIVKFYIDRDGSCSQFKVLRSLNPSFDAETLRVLKLMPKWNMSSMEGNGAWYVLPVYFKKQKAQQ is encoded by the coding sequence ATGATGAAACGAATATTGTTTGCAATATCACTTAGTATCTGTATGGAAGGAACTGTTACTGCCCAACAGAAGAATATGTCGATGAAATCTTATGAAAATGAGGTTCGGAAAGATACAATCGATACCTTAGGAGTGAAAAAAGAAATGCCCGAGAAGATTATCTGTTGTATTCCTCCAATACCATATTTCCCAGGTAATATCCAACAATTCCTCCGTACTCACCTTGTATGGCCAGCCGGTCGTAAGAATAAGAATGTTGAAGGGAGGGTGATTGTCAAGTTCTATATAGACCGCGACGGTAGCTGTTCTCAATTTAAGGTCCTCCGTTCGTTGAATCCATCTTTCGATGCTGAGACATTAAGAGTGTTGAAGTTAATGCCAAAATGGAATATGAGTTCTATGGAAGGAAATGGTGCTTGGTATGTCTTACCAGTTTATTTTAAGAAGCAAAAAGCTCAACAATAA
- a CDS encoding TonB family protein, with protein MMKKLLLVLFLSFVVVSNINAQKLKRTMKPKKKEQIEQPYCAEPAFDPCNDTLNVDTLGAKMFETVEGLKPSFRGNLFEFIASNLQYPPELAENSISGKVIIKFFVTPSGHCCLFRVMRSVDPYLDREALRVLKLMPAWEWERRPRQGVWQLVPVIFRLQ; from the coding sequence ATGATGAAGAAACTGTTGTTAGTCCTGTTTTTAAGTTTTGTAGTCGTTAGTAATATCAATGCACAGAAGCTGAAAAGAACGATGAAACCGAAGAAAAAGGAACAAATAGAGCAGCCTTATTGTGCGGAACCAGCCTTTGATCCTTGTAATGACACCTTGAATGTGGATACCTTAGGTGCAAAGATGTTCGAAACTGTCGAGGGATTGAAACCTTCGTTCCGAGGTAATCTCTTCGAATTCATCGCATCAAATCTTCAATATCCGCCTGAATTGGCAGAAAACTCAATATCGGGAAAGGTTATTATAAAGTTTTTTGTGACTCCCTCTGGTCATTGTTGTCTGTTCAGGGTTATGCGTTCTGTAGACCCGTATTTGGACAGAGAGGCACTTCGCGTACTAAAACTTATGCCAGCGTGGGAGTGGGAAAGACGACCGAGGCAGGGAGTTTGGCAGCTTGTGCCAGTCATTTTCAGATTGCAATAA
- the gpmI gene encoding 2,3-bisphosphoglycerate-independent phosphoglycerate mutase, translating to MAKKALLMILDGWGNGKHGKGDVIYNTPTPYLDYLNAVSAHSELQASGEDVGLPDGQMGNSEVGHLNIGAGRIVYQDLVKINKACQSGDILKNQDIIDAYSYAQKNGKKLHLMGLTSAGGVHSSLDHLFKLIEIGKEYNLKDVYVHCFMDGRDTDPKSGAGFVADIQKVCDANDAHIASVIGRFYAMDRDKRWDRVKEAYDLLVEGKGTPATDMVKAIEASYAEGVTDEFIKPITNSSVNGKIEEGDVVIFINFRNDRAKELTLVLTQQDLPEEGMHTIKDLQFYCMTPYDANFKNVNVLFPKENVMDTLGEYLSKLGKKQLHTAETEKYAHVTFFFNGGREQPYEGEDRILVPSPKVATYDLKPEMSAFEVKDKLVGAINTQEYDFIVVNFANGDMVGHTGVYNAIAKAVWAVDQCVKEVVEAAKANDYETIIIADHGNADNAINEDGSPNTAHSLNPVPFIYVTDNNSATVKNGRLADVAPSILHIMGLEQPADMTGENLIND from the coding sequence ATGGCAAAGAAAGCTTTATTGATGATCCTTGACGGATGGGGTAACGGTAAGCATGGTAAGGGTGATGTAATCTATAACACACCAACTCCATACTTAGATTATTTGAATGCAGTTAGTGCACACTCTGAGTTGCAGGCTTCAGGTGAGGACGTAGGTCTTCCAGATGGCCAGATGGGTAACTCTGAGGTTGGTCACTTGAATATAGGTGCAGGTCGTATCGTATATCAGGACCTCGTTAAGATTAACAAGGCTTGCCAGAGCGGTGACATCTTGAAGAACCAAGATATCATTGATGCATACAGCTATGCACAGAAGAATGGTAAGAAACTTCACTTGATGGGTCTGACCTCTGCGGGTGGTGTACACTCTTCACTTGATCACCTCTTTAAGCTCATCGAGATTGGTAAAGAATATAACCTCAAGGATGTTTACGTTCATTGTTTCATGGACGGACGTGACACTGACCCAAAGAGTGGTGCAGGTTTCGTTGCTGACATTCAGAAGGTATGTGATGCAAATGATGCACATATCGCTTCAGTAATTGGCCGTTTCTATGCAATGGACCGTGATAAGCGTTGGGACCGTGTGAAAGAAGCATACGACTTGCTCGTTGAGGGTAAGGGTACTCCTGCTACTGACATGGTTAAGGCGATTGAGGCAAGCTATGCAGAAGGTGTGACTGACGAGTTTATCAAGCCTATTACCAATTCTTCTGTGAATGGTAAGATTGAGGAGGGTGACGTAGTTATCTTCATCAACTTCCGTAACGACCGCGCGAAGGAGTTGACATTGGTGCTCACACAGCAGGACCTCCCAGAGGAAGGTATGCACACAATTAAGGATCTGCAGTTCTACTGTATGACTCCATACGATGCAAACTTTAAGAACGTGAATGTACTCTTCCCTAAGGAGAACGTAATGGATACATTAGGTGAATATCTCAGCAAGCTCGGCAAGAAGCAGCTTCACACAGCCGAGACAGAGAAGTATGCACACGTAACCTTCTTCTTCAATGGTGGTCGTGAGCAGCCTTATGAAGGTGAAGATCGTATCTTGGTACCTTCTCCAAAGGTGGCAACATACGACTTGAAGCCAGAGATGAGTGCCTTCGAGGTGAAGGATAAGCTTGTTGGTGCTATTAATACACAGGAGTATGACTTCATCGTTGTGAATTTTGCTAATGGTGATATGGTGGGTCATACAGGTGTTTACAATGCGATTGCAAAGGCTGTATGGGCAGTTGATCAGTGTGTTAAGGAGGTGGTTGAGGCTGCAAAGGCTAACGATTATGAAACAATCATTATCGCTGACCACGGTAATGCAGACAACGCAATCAATGAGGATGGCAGTCCAAACACTGCTCACTCACTCAACCCAGTACCATTCATCTATGTTACTGACAATAACTCAGCAACAGTTAAGAATGGTCGTTTGGCTGACGTTGCTCCTTCAATCCTTCATATTATGGGCTTAGAACAGCCA